The following coding sequences lie in one Syngnathus scovelli strain Florida chromosome 1, RoL_Ssco_1.2, whole genome shotgun sequence genomic window:
- the LOC125977803 gene encoding 5,6-dihydroxyindole-2-carboxylic acid oxidase codes for MWRCCCFLVALGSLLVGAQFPRECVTPEGLRSGQCCPSPPGLDADPCGFAAGRGQCVSVAADVRPHGPQYPHDGRDDRERWPVRFFTRACRCNGNFSGYNCGRCRHGWTGANCDLRASVVRRNVMQLSAAEKQAFVNALDQAKRTVHPDLVIATRRYAEILDPDSNSTRFENITIYNYFVWSHYYSVGKTFLGAGQPSFGGVDFSHEGPGFVTWHRYHLLQLERDMQDMLQEPTFALPYWNFAIGGSTCDICTDDLMGARSSFDADSLSSNSIFSQWRVICESVADYDTLGTICNNTETSPIRRNPAGNVNRPMVQRLPEPQDVADCLQVSTFDTAPFYSTSSESFRNTIEGYSAPQGNYDPAVRSLHNLAHLFLNGTGGQTHLSPNDPIFVLLHTYTDAIFDEWLRRHSPGSAVYPDQNAPIGHNRGYNMVPFWPPVTNAEMFVTAPENLGYSYEAQWPGQPFTLTEMITMGIIVGLVVVGAVFVATSCAVRARSRKMEGFQPLLGDQYQRYDDVKGQSVV; via the exons ATGTGGCGGTGCTGCTGTTTCCTGGTCGCGCTGGGCTCGCTTCTGGTGGGCGCCCAATTCCCCAGAGAGTGCGTGACCCCCGAGGGACTCCGGAGCGGCCAGTGCTGCCCCTCCCCGCCGGGCCTCGATGCCGACCCGTGCGGCTTCGCAGCGGGCCGCGGCCAGTGCGTGTCCGTCGCGGCGGACGTGCGCCCCCACGGCCCTCAGTACCCGCACGACGGGCGGGACGACCGAGAGCGTTGGCCGGTCCGATTCTTCACCCGGGCGTGCCGCTGTAACGGTAATTTCAGCGGCTACAACTGCGGACGATGCAGACACGGCTGGACCGGGGCCAACTGTGACCTGAGAGCGTCTGTGG TGAGGAGAAACGTGATGCAGCTCAGCGCCGCAGAGAAGCAAGCCTTTGTCAACGCGCTGGACCAGGCCAAGCGCACAGTGCACCCAGACCTGGTGATCGCCACCCGGCGCTACGCCGAGATCCTCGACCCCGACAGCAACAGCACACGCTTTGAGAACATCACCATCTACAACTACTTTGTGTGGAGCCATTACTACTCCGTCGGCAAGACCTTCCTGGGCGCTGGCCAGCCCAGTTTCGGAGGGGTGGATTTCTcccatgagggtcccgggtttgtcACTTGGCATCGCTACCACCTGCTCCAACTGGAGCGAGACATGCAA GACATGCTGCAAGAGCCTACGTTCGCCCTGCCCTACTGGAACTTTGCCATCGGTGGCAGCACGTGCGACATCTGCACGGACGACCTGATGGGAGCCCGGAGCAGCTTTGACGCCGACTCGCTCAGCTCCAACTCCATCTTCTCCCAGTGGAGGGTCATCTGCGAGAGCGTGGCCGACTACGACACGCTAGGAACCATCTGCAACA ACACCGAGACGTCTCCGATAAGAAGGAACCCGGCAGGCAACGTCAACAGGCCGATGGTCCAGCGTCTCCCGGAACCTCAGGACGTGGCGGACTGTCTGCAAGTCAGCACTTTTGATACGGCGCCGTTCTATTCCACCTCCTCAGAAAGCTTCAGAAACACCATTGAAG GCTATAGTGCCCCCCAGGGGAACTACGACCCCGCAGTAAGGAGTCTCCATAACCTTGCCCACCTGTTCCTCAACGGCACCGGGGGCCAAACCCACCTTTCACCCAACGACCCCATCTTCGTTTTGCTCCACACCTACACCGATGCCATCTTCGATGAGTGGCTGCGGAGACACAGCCCAG GGTCAGCTGTGTATCCTGACCAAAATGCCCCGATTGGTCACAACCGGGGTTACAACATGGTTCCATTCTGGCCACCTGTGACCAACGCTGAAATGTTTGTGACCGCCCCCGAAAACCTCGGGTACTCTTACGAAGCCCAATGGCCAG gtcAACCTTTCACACTGACTGAAATGATCACAATGGGCATCATCGTCGGCCTGGTGGTCGTCGGTGCCGTCTTCGTGGCCACTTCGTGTGCTGTGCGTGCCAGGTCCCGCAAGATGGAGGGATTCCAGCCGCTGCTCGGGGATCAGTACCAACGATACGACGACGTCAAAGGCCAGTCGGTCGTCTGA
- the LOC125978062 gene encoding leucine rich adaptor protein 1-like: MDEGGFALPDLKDLETKLGRKVPESLVRSLVGGRHDKATPPAVRPGHNSADFDRLEGKIFYLKQEMANLRAIDVKLMQQLISINEGIESIRWVIDDKGDDTVSQDGSLSSSLYSLSDSQDGGSLPGSLSSLNDVNSDELDALSVGSYLDTLAEDLSDDPSPSDLDCLVDKSVINGDAFCKSPVKLRAESDEYYCFG, translated from the exons ATGGACGAAGGCGGCTTTGCGTTGCCCGATTTGAAGGACCTGGAGACCAAGTTGGGTCGCAAAGTTCCCGAAAGTCTCGTTCGCTCGCTCGTGGGGGGCAGACACGACAAGGCGACACCCCCGGCGGTGCGTCCCGGACACAATTCCGCAGACTTTGACCGGCTGGAGGGCAAAATTTTCTACCTCAAACAAGAAATG GCCAACCTGCGCGCCATCGACGTGAAACTGATGCAGCAGCTGATATCCATCAACGAAGGTATCGAGTCCATCCGCTGGGTGATCGACGACAAAGGCGACGATACGGTCAGCCAAGACGGCAGCCTGTCCAGCAGCCTGTACAGCTTGTCCGATAGCCAGGACGGCGGCTCGTTGCCGGGCAGCCTCAGCAGCCTGAACGACGTTAACAGCGACGAGCTGGACGCGCTGTCGGTGGGCAGCTACCTGGACACGCTTGCCGAGGACCTCTCGGATGACCCTTCGCCCAGCGACCTGGACTGCTTGGTGGATAAATCTGTCATCAACGGGGACGCCTTCTGCAAATCCCCAGTGAAACTGAGGGCGGAATCGGATGAATACTACTGCTTTGGATAA